Part of the Prochlorococcus sp. MIT 0603 genome is shown below.
CGTAACAATTGAAGGCGCTCTATATGTTCCTGTTGTTTATGATAACGGCTCAAATCTTGTTGTAGCACAAGCGCCAGAAGATTTTCCAAAAGAAGCAATTGCACCATCTTTGGAACAGATTGCAAAGAATCTAAAAGGTGGCGGCAGGAATGGGGCCAAAGTAAAAATACGGATTCGTAAAATAGAGAGCAAAGCCAATGGGATAAGCACGCCGATTGTTTTAGGAGAAGCAATAAAAGATTCAAGCACTAACAAACTATTACCTATAGAACAAAAGATTTTAATTAAACAAACCCAAAAAGAAGACCTAGGCAATACAAGTATGAATGTATTAAAATCAAATGACGATGAAGAGATGAATTTGGATTTGGATTTAGCTCAAAATAGAATTCAACTTACAGAGGAAGAAATTTAATGCTGGGGTATTAATATAAAATAAGCGAATAAAGATTCCTAACGCTGAGCCATTTAAAGTAATGTTTAATTTAAAATATAAAAAATTCTAATAAAGATGAGATATTTAATTACATTATTTCTACTAACCCTCTCTTCAATCGAGATAGCATATAGTCAATCTACATTACTAGAAAATGTGAAAAGGAATCCTAAAGAAGCTATAGCATTTTGTAGGAAATTTGAATCACTCAACTCTAAAGGAATTTCATCCTTTTCTAACGAAGTAATGGATGAAATCAGTCTTACGAAAAACCTAAGTTCAAATGATGCCCAAATCCTAACTATCTACATAATTGGAATGCATTGTCCAGAAATATATTAATTGAACAATGTCGAATAAAATTACATTTAAAGATAAGACTCTAAAACTTAGAGATGGAATAAAGCTTCGAGCAAAGCTCTGGATCCCACATGGGAAAGGCCCTTGGCCAGCTCTTGTCATGAGACAACCTTATGGGATGGATATAGCATCAACTGTTACCTATGCCCATCCATCATGGTGGGCTAATAATGGTTACCTGGTAGTTATTCAAGATGTTCGTGGGCAAGGAGAATCAGAAGGTGTGTTCAAAGGATTTAACCAAGAAAGAGCTGATACAACAGAAACTCATAAATGGGTGCGAGAACTCCCCGAATGCAATGGACTTTTAGGCACGTTTGGTTTTTCATATCAAGGTCTTACACAACTTTTAGCTGAGCCAGGCACTCCTCCTCCAGAATGTCTTGCACCAGCAATGACAGGAATCAATGAAAGAGATCATTGGTGCTCAGAAGGTGGAGCATATTGGTGGCATATAGGTATATCTTGGGGGCTCCAATTAGCAGCACAGAAACTTCGCAAATCTAATAACTTAAAGGGATGGGAAGAAATAAGGGAGAGTATCGAATCCAAAAGCTATCTACGATATGGAAAAGAGCTTTTGAAAAAATATGATTCAAAGGGGATGGCCTATCAATGGCTAAAAGCTTCAAGCCAAGGAAATAATCAATGGATGGTTCATAAACCTTTAGATAGCTGGATAAAACAACCAATACTTTTAATTGGTGGTTGGTGGGACCCACACTTAAATGGAATTATAGAAATTTATAAAAGATCGATTGAAGCAGGAGGCGATCCTGAGATTCATATAGGACCTGCAACTCATCTTCAATGGTGGGAAGGATCAAATCAGTTGCAATTAGAATTTTTCAACCGTCACTTAAAAAAATCTCACACTTTGAAAGATAAGCCTCATATAAACTTATGGAATTTAACCAACAAAAGCTGGGATGCAAAATCAAAAGCAGAAGAAATCTTCTCTACCCCAGAGCAATGGTCTGCTCAAAGTAATGGACTTGCATGTGCATCAACTAAAGAAGGAAAACTAGTAAGCAATAGAATAGGCAAAGGAAATATAATACTAGTCCACGACCCATGGAGACCTGTACCAGCAATAGGAGGTCACTTAAGTCCTACTCCTGGCGAAATTAACAGAGAACAAATTGATACCCGGGGTGATGTGGCAACATTTACAACTGATATATTTAATAAAGAAAAGTTTATAAATGGTCATCCAATATTTGAATTAGAAGCAAATTCAAATACCAAAGGCTTCGATTTGTTCATTTCTTTGTCGATAATATATAAATATGATTCTTCAGTAAACCAACTTTCGACGGGGGTTTGTCGAATATTAGGAAAAGATGCAAAGATCAAAACGAAAAGACAAGTAATCCTTCAGCCAATTCATGCTGTATTTCCTAAGGGTTCACAAATGCGTATATCAATATCTGGTTCAGCATGGCCAGCAATTGCTATCAACCCTGGTTTGGCAGAAAAGCAATGTGAGGCACCAAGTCCTAATTGCCTAATAACAACAATTTTTTTAGATCTCTCTAAATCAAAGCTGAAGCTCAATCATATTTTTGACAAATAAATTCCCAATACCACCTTCGATCAGATAAGCTCCAGAGTCTATATCCTTATTCGTTATGTCAGCCGGCATTAGTATTGACTGGATGGTAGACGAAGGGAAAAAGCTTGCAGAATGCAAGAATGATAATCCATTAGGAATACTTGGTCCTCAACCTTTTGAAGCGAAATGGGCCCTTAGAGTATGGATGCCAGAAGCTGATCAAGTCACACTAATTTTAAACAATCAAGAAATTCCTTTAACAAATCCAAATCACCCTTGGGTTTTCGAAACATTGCTTGAAGAAAATCCTGGAAGCAATTATGAGGTAAAAGTTGAAAGAGGAGGTATCACACATTCTCAAAAGGATCCTTGGGCTTTTAGACACGAATGGATGGGAGAGATTGACAGGCATCTCTTTGCAGAAGGTAATCATCATCACATCTGGAGAAGGATGGGTGCTCACTCAACAACATTGGAAGGAATAGAAGGGGTAATATTTTGCCTTTGGGCCCCTAACGCACGAAGTGTTTCAGTTATAGGAGACTTAAATTCATGGGATGGCAGGCATCATCCAATGCAACGCCGACTCGGTGGTATTTGGGAACTATTTATACCAGGCTTGAAAACAGGAGATTTATATAAATATGAAATTCGTTCACAAGAAGGCCATTGTTATCAAAAGGCTGATCCTTATGGCTTCCAACATGAAGTTAGGCCTGCGCAAAGCTCAGTTATATCTTCTCTTGATCAATTCAACTGGAAAGATAAAAAATGGATGGATAAAAGAGACAAGACTGATCAACTTAACAAGCCAATATCTGTTTACGAAGCTCATTTAGGAAGTTGGAAGCATGCTTCAGTCAATGAGCCTTTTATTGATAAGAACTCAAACCCCAGAGAACCAGTACCTGCAGCAGACCTAAAACCAGGGAGCAGGTTCCTAACATACACAGAATTAACAGAACAACTTATTCCCTATGTAAAAGCTAGGGGTTTTACTCATATTGAATTAATGCCAATCTCAGAACATCCTTTTGATGGCTCTTGGGGGTATCAAGTAACAGGTTGGTATGCACCTACAAGTAGATATGGCTCACCAGATGAATTTCGCGCCTTTGTAGATAAATGTCATTCAGAAGGTATTGGAGTGATTCTTGACTGGGTACCAGGACATTTTCCCAAAGACGAACATGGCCTAGCATTCTTTGATGGTTCTCATCTATATGAGCACTCTGATCCTCGTATAGGCGAGCATAAAGAATGGGGTACGTTAATCTTTAATTACAGTCGTAATGAGGTCAGAAACTTTCTTGTAGCAAATCTGATTTACTGGTTCGAACAATTTCATATAGATGGCATAAGAGTTGATGCTGTAGCTTCAATGCTTTATAAGGACTATCTAAGACCAGAGGGCGAATGGATACCCAATGAAGATGGAGGAAATGAAAACTTCGAGGCAGTTAATTTTTTACAACAAGCAAATCATGTTCTCTTTCAACATTTCCCAGGAGCACTATCAATAGCGGAAGAATCAACTACTTGGTCAGGAGTTACTAAGCCCACAGACATGGGTGGACTTGGATTTAACCTAAAATGGAATATGGGTTGGATGCACGATATGCTCGATTATTTTGAAATAGATCCTTGGTTTAGACAATTTCATCAAAATAATGTCACTTTTTCAATTTGTTATAACTACACAGAAAATTTCATGCTTTCTCTTAGTCATGACGAAGTTGTTCATGGGAAAAGCCATCTTCTTCATAAAATGCCAGGTGATGACTGGAAGAAATATGCCAATACCAGGGCATTACTCGCATACATGTGGACGCATCCTGGCAAAAAAACAATATTTATGGGTATGGAATTTGGCCAACGCCAAGAATGGAATGTATGGGACGATCTTCAGTGGGATTTATTAGAATACGATCCTCATAGAGGCATTAGAAATCTAATAGATGATCTTAATTTATTATATAAATCTCAACCAGCATTATGGAGAGATGACTTCAAGGAATATGGATTCCAATGGATTGATTGCAAAGATAATAGCAACTCTGTTATTAGTTTTATGAGGAGAGAAAACTCAACAGGGCAATGGCTTATCATAGTTGCTAACTTTACTCCAGAGACTCATTCCAACTATAGAGTTGGTGTGCCTATGGAAGGATATTACGAAGAAATATTCAATACTGACTCAGATAAGTATGGCGGATCAAATGTTGGAAACCTAGGAGGAAAGCAAAGTGAGCAATGGAATATACATGATTATGAAAATGCCATTGAATTATCCTTACCTCCTTTAAGCGTCATTGTTTTTAAACATACAAAAAAACAACAACAAAAACAGCTTCGATGACTCCCTCAAAATATATAAATCATGCAAGAAAGACCAAAAGGTGTGAAGAAGATGACCTTTAATCACTTTTCTTTAACTTTTAGAGCTGGCTGTAAAGTAAGTTTTGGGACTAACAATATCAAAGATGACTGACTCTCTTCCATTGTTGCTCCGTGCTGCTCGGGGTGAATCAGTAAGCAGACCTCCTGTGTGGATGATGCGTCAAGCAGGAAGGTACATGAAAGTCTATAGAGACCTAAGGGATAGGCACCCTAGCTTTAGGGAGAGATCGGAAAACCCTGATCTATCATATGAAATATCAATGCAACCTTTTCGTGAGTTCAAGCCAGATGGAGTAATACTCTTTTCAGACATCTTGACTCCACTTCCAGGAATGGGTATAGATTTCGACATCGTGGAAAGTAAAGGTCCAATAATTAACGACCCAATACGTAATAAAGACCAAATCAATTCATTGAAACCCCTTGAACCAGAAGTTAATCTTCCATTTGTAGGAGAGGTATTAGGAAGGTTGCGAGAAAGTGTTAAAAATCAAGCTGCTGTTCTAGGTTTCGTTGGCGCTCCATGGACCCTTGCTGCATATGTAGTTGAAGGAAAAAGCAGCAAAAACTATTCGATAATAAAAGCAATGGCATTTCAACAGCCAGAACTTTTACATGAATTATTAACTCATTTTGCAAAATCTATTGCCACTTATTTGAGATATCAAATTGACTCAGGAGCACAAGTTGTTCAAATGTTTGACTCTTGGGCTGGACAATTAAGCCCAATAGACTATGACACTTTTGCAGCTCCTTATCAAAAAATGGTTATAGAGCTTGTCAAGCAAACGCATCCTGATACACCAATGATCCTATATATTTCTGGTAGTGCTGGTGTTCTTGAAAGGATGGCGGCCACTGGAGTTGACATAATTTCTTTAGATTGGACTGTAGACATGGCAGATGGGTTATCTCGACTACCTACAAATATAGGCATACAAGGCAACGTAGATCCTGGTCTGCTTTTTGGATCCCCAGATATCATTCGCAAAAGAATTGTTGATACAGTGTTGAAAGCAAAAGGACGCCGTCACATATTAAATCTCGGCCATGGGATACTTCCAGGTACCCCCGAAGAAAATGCAAGAGTATTCTTTGAAGCTGGGAAAAATGTAAATGAATTAATATCGAAGATTTGAAAGAAACTAAGATTCTAATTACTGGAGCAAGTGGTTGCGTAGGCCAATATGTCTGTAATTGGCTTTTAAAAAATACACAAGCTGAATTACTTTTATGGCTAAGGGATCCAACTAAACTATCAGCTATAAATCCTAAGGACTCAAGAATTAAGCTATTAATAGGAGATTTAAGAAATCCTGAGATTTTCTCGACTTATTTAGCTCAAGCAACACATGTTGTTCATACAGCAACCGCATGGGGAGATGTAAAAAGAGCAAATGAAGTAAATTTAATTGCCGTTAATAAACTTATCTCATATCTCAATCCAGATGTTCTTCAAAAATTTATCTATTTTTCGACAGCTAGTATATTAAACAAAAAACTTGAGCCACTAAATGAAGCAAGCAAATTTGGAACGGAGTATATACAAACTAAAGCAAGATGTCTAGAACAACTAGAAGAAAACTACTTATCTAATAAAATAATTGCTGTTTTCCCAACCCTTGTATTTGGTGGCAAATTTGATAGCTCAGGAATATTCCCTGCCAGTTATTTAACTCAAGGTCTGAAAGAAGCCGTTAATTGGCTTTGGCTCGCAAAATGGTTTAAAGCCTATTCAAGATTTCATTTCATCCATGCTGAGGATATTGCATTTATATGTGGTCAATTATTGAAAGATGAATCATTGCACTCATCAAATGAAAATGGGAAAAGCATTAAAAAATTTGTTCTTGGTCAACCCTATTTGTCAATAGATCAGGCAATTTACACATTATTAAAATGGAGAGGGCAAAAAAGAGTATTTTCGTTCCCTTTATGGGCATGGTTAATTGAATTATTGGTTGGTGTACTACCTCTTAAAATTACAAGCTGGGATCGTTTCAGTATCAAACAACGGCATTTTATTCACGAACCAGTTACTAGTCCTGAGGACTTTGGTGGAAAAAGTTTTGCAAAGTCATTAGATGAAATCCTTATGCATTCCGGATTACCAAAAGAAAAAAACCGATTTTAAGGTAATATAGTTATAGAGATGAAAAACCACATGTTTTCAATGATTCGATCGTTAATTGCAGCAAGCTTCGCTTTCCTTTTAGCACTTGTGTTTGGAGTAAGTTCAGTTCAAGCTAAAACAGTCGAAGTTAAGCTTGGAACAGATGCAGGAATGCTTGCTTTCGAACCCAGTT
Proteins encoded:
- a CDS encoding Ycf51 family protein; translation: MSISQFLPEAIKWLAWLGLAFGLFTIIAFLFSFGVRFRLLGATIFTLLLSGSCWAFKESYNPPVTIEGALYVPVVYDNGSNLVVAQAPEDFPKEAIAPSLEQIAKNLKGGGRNGAKVKIRIRKIESKANGISTPIVLGEAIKDSSTNKLLPIEQKILIKQTQKEDLGNTSMNVLKSNDDEEMNLDLDLAQNRIQLTEEEI
- a CDS encoding CocE/NonD family hydrolase, yielding MSNKITFKDKTLKLRDGIKLRAKLWIPHGKGPWPALVMRQPYGMDIASTVTYAHPSWWANNGYLVVIQDVRGQGESEGVFKGFNQERADTTETHKWVRELPECNGLLGTFGFSYQGLTQLLAEPGTPPPECLAPAMTGINERDHWCSEGGAYWWHIGISWGLQLAAQKLRKSNNLKGWEEIRESIESKSYLRYGKELLKKYDSKGMAYQWLKASSQGNNQWMVHKPLDSWIKQPILLIGGWWDPHLNGIIEIYKRSIEAGGDPEIHIGPATHLQWWEGSNQLQLEFFNRHLKKSHTLKDKPHINLWNLTNKSWDAKSKAEEIFSTPEQWSAQSNGLACASTKEGKLVSNRIGKGNIILVHDPWRPVPAIGGHLSPTPGEINREQIDTRGDVATFTTDIFNKEKFINGHPIFELEANSNTKGFDLFISLSIIYKYDSSVNQLSTGVCRILGKDAKIKTKRQVILQPIHAVFPKGSQMRISISGSAWPAIAINPGLAEKQCEAPSPNCLITTIFLDLSKSKLKLNHIFDK
- the glgB gene encoding 1,4-alpha-glucan branching protein GlgB, translating into MSAGISIDWMVDEGKKLAECKNDNPLGILGPQPFEAKWALRVWMPEADQVTLILNNQEIPLTNPNHPWVFETLLEENPGSNYEVKVERGGITHSQKDPWAFRHEWMGEIDRHLFAEGNHHHIWRRMGAHSTTLEGIEGVIFCLWAPNARSVSVIGDLNSWDGRHHPMQRRLGGIWELFIPGLKTGDLYKYEIRSQEGHCYQKADPYGFQHEVRPAQSSVISSLDQFNWKDKKWMDKRDKTDQLNKPISVYEAHLGSWKHASVNEPFIDKNSNPREPVPAADLKPGSRFLTYTELTEQLIPYVKARGFTHIELMPISEHPFDGSWGYQVTGWYAPTSRYGSPDEFRAFVDKCHSEGIGVILDWVPGHFPKDEHGLAFFDGSHLYEHSDPRIGEHKEWGTLIFNYSRNEVRNFLVANLIYWFEQFHIDGIRVDAVASMLYKDYLRPEGEWIPNEDGGNENFEAVNFLQQANHVLFQHFPGALSIAEESTTWSGVTKPTDMGGLGFNLKWNMGWMHDMLDYFEIDPWFRQFHQNNVTFSICYNYTENFMLSLSHDEVVHGKSHLLHKMPGDDWKKYANTRALLAYMWTHPGKKTIFMGMEFGQRQEWNVWDDLQWDLLEYDPHRGIRNLIDDLNLLYKSQPALWRDDFKEYGFQWIDCKDNSNSVISFMRRENSTGQWLIIVANFTPETHSNYRVGVPMEGYYEEIFNTDSDKYGGSNVGNLGGKQSEQWNIHDYENAIELSLPPLSVIVFKHTKKQQQKQLR
- the hemE gene encoding uroporphyrinogen decarboxylase, which translates into the protein MTDSLPLLLRAARGESVSRPPVWMMRQAGRYMKVYRDLRDRHPSFRERSENPDLSYEISMQPFREFKPDGVILFSDILTPLPGMGIDFDIVESKGPIINDPIRNKDQINSLKPLEPEVNLPFVGEVLGRLRESVKNQAAVLGFVGAPWTLAAYVVEGKSSKNYSIIKAMAFQQPELLHELLTHFAKSIATYLRYQIDSGAQVVQMFDSWAGQLSPIDYDTFAAPYQKMVIELVKQTHPDTPMILYISGSAGVLERMAATGVDIISLDWTVDMADGLSRLPTNIGIQGNVDPGLLFGSPDIIRKRIVDTVLKAKGRRHILNLGHGILPGTPEENARVFFEAGKNVNELISKI
- a CDS encoding NAD-dependent epimerase/dehydratase family protein; this translates as MKETKILITGASGCVGQYVCNWLLKNTQAELLLWLRDPTKLSAINPKDSRIKLLIGDLRNPEIFSTYLAQATHVVHTATAWGDVKRANEVNLIAVNKLISYLNPDVLQKFIYFSTASILNKKLEPLNEASKFGTEYIQTKARCLEQLEENYLSNKIIAVFPTLVFGGKFDSSGIFPASYLTQGLKEAVNWLWLAKWFKAYSRFHFIHAEDIAFICGQLLKDESLHSSNENGKSIKKFVLGQPYLSIDQAIYTLLKWRGQKRVFSFPLWAWLIELLVGVLPLKITSWDRFSIKQRHFIHEPVTSPEDFGGKSFAKSLDEILMHSGLPKEKNRF